The Aphis gossypii isolate Hap1 unplaced genomic scaffold, ASM2018417v2 Contig00943, whole genome shotgun sequence genomic sequence TGACAGCAGTTGAAATTGAGGCAGCCAAGCTTGTATGGCTTCGTCAAGTTCAAGCTTTATCATTCCAAGATGAACTAAGTGCGCTGAGTAAGGGGAATTTAGTTTCCCCGAAAAGCAAACTGAAATTATTGAATCCATACTTAGATTCCAAGCATATTATCCGGGTTGGAGGCCGATTATCAAACTCCTCATTAACTGAAAATGCAAAGTTTCCTATTGTTTTACCATCACACCACAAGATtactcaattattattcaaatatgaacatattcaattattgCATGCTGGTCCTCAAGCATTATTATCTCATATGCACCTTAGTTATTGGCCATTGCGGGGCAGAAATATATCACACATGACtgttcataaatgtataacttgCTTCAGATACAAACCTACCACTATGCAACCATTCATGGCAAATCTTCCACGAGAAAGAGTAACTGTAGAAAGGCCGTTTGCTCGGACAGGCATTGACTTTTGTGGACCAGTACACATAAAAAGTGGTGTCCGGAGGGTCACATCAATTAAGTCCTATATGCAGTGTTTGTCTGCCTAGTCACTAGAGCCATTCACTTGGAACTAGTTTCAAATCTGTCAACTGAAGCATTTTTAGCAGCCCTACACCGATTTATGTCACGTCGTGGTATGTGCTCACATATTTATAGTGACAAAGGGGCCAATTTTGTTGGCGCTAACAAGAATTTGACTGACATGTTCAAAAAGCAGAAGGGAAAGTCAATCATTGAAGACACCTTATCTAGTCAAGGTATTCAATGGCATTTTATT encodes the following:
- the LOC126555610 gene encoding uncharacterized protein LOC126555610, yielding MWLVQPSVDEEIPEVRQINLALVTTAQEENTILNKFSELLPLIRITAFILRFRNNSLSFKTQQSRQSGPLTAVEIEAAKLVWLRQVQALSFQDELSALSKGNLVSPKSKLKLLNPYLDSKHIIRVGGRLSNSSLTENAKFPIVLPSHHKITQLLFKYEHIQLLHAGPQALLSHMHLSYWPLRGRNISHMTVHKCITCFRYKPTTMQPFMANLPRERVTVERPFARTGIDFCGPVHIKSGVRRVTSIKSYMQCLSA